A portion of the Carya illinoinensis cultivar Pawnee chromosome 11, C.illinoinensisPawnee_v1, whole genome shotgun sequence genome contains these proteins:
- the LOC122281881 gene encoding uncharacterized protein LOC122281881 isoform X2, with protein MSVERSFEAWEEVQRHGQDLADRLAQGFTGLIQSHMSSSSFPWPYPQKSTLFDLEFPSQHFGRRDFGLATDSSGIDGVLAVFDIGNRIGQAGADFGACLSGLVQQLFRRLPLPFRQEENAAERVMAEVGGSRLRSELSVTTQGDSDLLKERLRDFEFAENDSGANGLVDDEVAGFNLRSAGLLGRPQGIINITSTYDSRTQDVESSLVARGDLWRVEASQGSSTSGNENSSLFLVQLGPVLFVRDTTLLLPVHLSKQHLLWYGYDRKNGIHSLCPAVWSKHRRWLIMSMLCINPLACSFVDLQFPNGQLTYVSGEGLTTSAFLPICGGLLQAQGQYPGEMRFSFSCKNKWGTCITPMVQWPDKSFTFSLAQALAWKRSGLMVRPTIQFSLAGQSGMEMLGILG; from the exons ATGTCGGTGGAGAGGTCCTTTGAGGCATGGGAGGAGGTGCAGCGACACGGTCAGGACTTGGCGGACCGGCTCGCTCAGGGCTTCACCGGGTTGATTCAGTCCCACATGAGCTCCTCCTCATTTCCATGGCCCTACCCTCAGAAATCAACGCTCTTCGACCTCGAATTCCCGAGTCAGCATTTTGGGAGAAGAGATTTCGGATTGGCAACCGATAGTTCGGGCATTGATGGAGTATTGGCGGTTTTCGATATTGGGAATAGGATTGGGCAGGCCGGGGCGGACTTCGGGGCTTGCTTGAGTGGGCTGGTCCAGCAGCTTTTCAGGAGGCTGCCTCTCCCGTTTCGACAGGAGGAGAATGCAGCGGAGCGGGTGATGGCGGAAGTGGGTGGGAGTAGGCTGAGGAGTGAATTGAGTGTGACTACGCAAGGGGATTCGGATTTGTTGAAGGAGAGATTGAGAGATTTTGAGTTTGCGGAAAATGATAGCGGTGCTAATGGGTTAGTGGATGATGAAGTTGCTGGGTTTAATCTAAGGTCGGCCGGACTTTTGGGTAGACCGCAG GGGATCATAAATATTACATCAACTTATGATAGCAGAACACAAGATGTAGAAAGTTCTTTGGTTGCAAGGGGAGATTTATGGAGGGTAGAGGCATCACAGGGCAGTTCTACATCTGGAAATGAAAATTCGTCTCTCTTCCTTGTCCAGCTTGGACCAGTGCTATTTGTACGTGATACAACGCTTCTATTGCCAGTCCATTTGTCAAAGCAGCATTTGCTGTGGTACGGCTATGATAGGAAG AATGGTATACACTCACTTTGTCCAGCTGTGTGGTCGAAGCATAGGAGGTGGCTAATAATGTCAATGCTCTGCATCAATCCCTTAGCTTGT TCATTTGTAGATCTACAGTTTCCAAATGGGCAGTTGACATATGTATCTGGTGAGGGACTTACTACAAGTGCTTTCCTACCAATTTGTGGAGGCCTTCTACAGGCTCAGGGTCAATATCCAGGAGAAATGAGATTCAGCTTTTCTTGCAAG AATAAATGGGGAACATGCATCACACCGATGGTACAATGGCCTGACAAGTCGTTTACATTTAGTCTTGCACAAGCCTTGGCTTGGAAGAGATCCGGTCTCATGGTGAGACCGACTATCCAATTCAG CTTGGCAGGTCAAAGTggaatggaaatgttgggaatTCTGGGATAG
- the LOC122281881 gene encoding uncharacterized protein LOC122281881 isoform X1 has protein sequence MSVERSFEAWEEVQRHGQDLADRLAQGFTGLIQSHMSSSSFPWPYPQKSTLFDLEFPSQHFGRRDFGLATDSSGIDGVLAVFDIGNRIGQAGADFGACLSGLVQQLFRRLPLPFRQEENAAERVMAEVGGSRLRSELSVTTQGDSDLLKERLRDFEFAENDSGANGLVDDEVAGFNLRSAGLLGRPQGIINITSTYDSRTQDVESSLVARGDLWRVEASQGSSTSGNENSSLFLVQLGPVLFVRDTTLLLPVHLSKQHLLWYGYDRKNGIHSLCPAVWSKHRRWLIMSMLCINPLACSFVDLQFPNGQLTYVSGEGLTTSAFLPICGGLLQAQGQYPGEMRFSFSCKNKWGTCITPMVQWPDKSFTFSLAQALAWKRSGLMVRPTIQFSLCPTFGGSNPGLRAELIHTVKEQLSLIFGCAFMTHPSAFASISLGRSKWNGNVGNSGIVVRVDTPLSRVGRPSFSVQINCGVEL, from the exons ATGTCGGTGGAGAGGTCCTTTGAGGCATGGGAGGAGGTGCAGCGACACGGTCAGGACTTGGCGGACCGGCTCGCTCAGGGCTTCACCGGGTTGATTCAGTCCCACATGAGCTCCTCCTCATTTCCATGGCCCTACCCTCAGAAATCAACGCTCTTCGACCTCGAATTCCCGAGTCAGCATTTTGGGAGAAGAGATTTCGGATTGGCAACCGATAGTTCGGGCATTGATGGAGTATTGGCGGTTTTCGATATTGGGAATAGGATTGGGCAGGCCGGGGCGGACTTCGGGGCTTGCTTGAGTGGGCTGGTCCAGCAGCTTTTCAGGAGGCTGCCTCTCCCGTTTCGACAGGAGGAGAATGCAGCGGAGCGGGTGATGGCGGAAGTGGGTGGGAGTAGGCTGAGGAGTGAATTGAGTGTGACTACGCAAGGGGATTCGGATTTGTTGAAGGAGAGATTGAGAGATTTTGAGTTTGCGGAAAATGATAGCGGTGCTAATGGGTTAGTGGATGATGAAGTTGCTGGGTTTAATCTAAGGTCGGCCGGACTTTTGGGTAGACCGCAG GGGATCATAAATATTACATCAACTTATGATAGCAGAACACAAGATGTAGAAAGTTCTTTGGTTGCAAGGGGAGATTTATGGAGGGTAGAGGCATCACAGGGCAGTTCTACATCTGGAAATGAAAATTCGTCTCTCTTCCTTGTCCAGCTTGGACCAGTGCTATTTGTACGTGATACAACGCTTCTATTGCCAGTCCATTTGTCAAAGCAGCATTTGCTGTGGTACGGCTATGATAGGAAG AATGGTATACACTCACTTTGTCCAGCTGTGTGGTCGAAGCATAGGAGGTGGCTAATAATGTCAATGCTCTGCATCAATCCCTTAGCTTGT TCATTTGTAGATCTACAGTTTCCAAATGGGCAGTTGACATATGTATCTGGTGAGGGACTTACTACAAGTGCTTTCCTACCAATTTGTGGAGGCCTTCTACAGGCTCAGGGTCAATATCCAGGAGAAATGAGATTCAGCTTTTCTTGCAAG AATAAATGGGGAACATGCATCACACCGATGGTACAATGGCCTGACAAGTCGTTTACATTTAGTCTTGCACAAGCCTTGGCTTGGAAGAGATCCGGTCTCATGGTGAGACCGACTATCCAATTCAG TTTATGCCCCACTTTTGGGGGAAGCAATCCTGGGTTGCGGGCAGAGCTTATTCATACGGTGAAGGAGCAACTGAGCCTGATATTCGGATGTGCATTTATGACACATCCCTCTGCATTTGCGTCTATTTCT CTTGGCAGGTCAAAGTggaatggaaatgttgggaatTCTGGGATAGTTGTGAGAGTGGATACCCCTCTTTCCCGGGTCGGTCGGCCTTCCTTCTCTGTTCAGATAAATTGCGGTGTTGAACTTTAA